From a single Acidobacteriota bacterium genomic region:
- a CDS encoding M61 family metallopeptidase, which yields MHPKGQIGAASTVTVVPFGDWKVATGLPKVDGQTNVFKSENFDVLYDSPFEIGNHTELNFTVQGKPHRYVINGEGNYNPQKLVRDTTKVIEAAFQIFGELPYTDYTFILNLRGGGGLEHSNSTALQWNRNGFGGDRHNDFIGLVAHEFFHLWNVKRIRPDALGPFDYSNENYTRLLWVAEGTTSYYENVLLRRAGLITDKEFLAAKASMIQQLQERPGRFETSLEEASFDAWIKFYRPDENSVNNQISYYDKGDIVSFVLDIEIRTASKGAKSLDDVFRHLYDEFFKKNKNYTPEDFQKSAELMAGKSLGDFFSKYVRGREEIDFNAILGGIGLRLNEGRGKETAYLGATLREAGGTLTVSGVPIGTPAFEQGLNVNDQIVAVDGQRASQQFLQSYLNEKKPGDKIRLTVFRFDQLRDIEITLEGRGRANYSIVKVENPTEDQRRLYSDYLAAELR from the coding sequence ATGCACCCCAAAGGCCAGATCGGTGCCGCTTCAACGGTTACGGTCGTACCGTTCGGCGATTGGAAGGTCGCGACCGGGCTGCCGAAAGTAGACGGTCAAACGAACGTCTTCAAATCGGAAAACTTCGACGTTCTCTACGATTCGCCCTTTGAGATCGGCAATCACACCGAGTTGAACTTCACGGTTCAGGGCAAACCGCACCGGTATGTCATCAACGGCGAAGGCAATTACAATCCACAAAAGCTCGTGCGGGATACGACGAAAGTGATTGAAGCGGCGTTTCAGATCTTCGGCGAACTGCCCTACACCGATTACACGTTTATCCTTAACCTTCGCGGCGGCGGCGGGCTTGAGCATTCGAATTCGACCGCGCTTCAGTGGAACCGCAACGGATTTGGCGGAGACCGCCATAACGATTTCATAGGCCTCGTCGCGCACGAGTTTTTTCATCTTTGGAACGTAAAACGGATCAGGCCGGACGCGCTCGGGCCATTTGATTATTCGAACGAGAATTACACGCGTCTGCTGTGGGTCGCCGAGGGGACGACGAGTTATTACGAAAACGTTTTGCTGCGCCGCGCCGGACTGATCACCGACAAAGAATTTCTTGCCGCGAAAGCGTCGATGATCCAGCAATTGCAGGAACGTCCCGGACGCTTCGAAACCAGTCTCGAAGAGGCGAGTTTCGACGCCTGGATAAAGTTTTACCGGCCCGACGAGAACTCGGTCAATAACCAGATCTCGTATTACGACAAAGGCGATATCGTGAGTTTTGTTCTCGACATCGAGATTCGTACGGCTTCAAAGGGCGCGAAATCGCTCGACGACGTTTTCCGTCATCTTTACGACGAGTTTTTCAAGAAGAACAAGAACTACACGCCCGAGGACTTTCAGAAATCCGCCGAGTTGATGGCCGGAAAGTCGCTCGGTGACTTCTTTTCGAAATATGTCCGCGGCCGCGAAGAGATCGACTTCAATGCGATCCTCGGCGGCATCGGACTGCGATTGAATGAGGGCCGCGGCAAGGAGACCGCTTACCTAGGCGCGACACTTCGAGAGGCGGGCGGGACTCTGACGGTCTCGGGCGTGCCCATCGGGACACCGGCTTTCGAGCAGGGATTGAACGTCAACGATCAGATCGTCGCGGTCGATGGCCAGCGCGCGAGTCAGCAGTTTTTGCAGTCGTATCTGAACGAGAAGAAACCGGGCGACAAGATCAGGCTGACGGTCTTTCGCTTTGACCAGTTGCGCGACATTGAGATCACGCTCGAGGGGCGTGGCCGCGCGAACTACTCGATCGTCAAGGTCGAGAACCCGACAGAAGATCAGCGACGGCTCTACAGCGACTATCTCGCGGCTGAGCTTAGGTAA
- a CDS encoding MFS transporter has translation MIIFLTIFLDLLGFGMVIPLLPFFAQDFQATPLEIGLLVSVYSWMQFFFAPILGSLSDRTGRRPVLFFSIIGSGIGYLMIGLAGSLAMMFAGRVLGGITGANLSTAQAYIADVTTRENRAKGMGLFGMAFGLGFIMGPAIAGILSKWGHEIPFFVAAGLSFLNAGLLYFILPESLKPGAPVRERKGRLRELFESVRDS, from the coding sequence TTGATCATCTTCCTGACGATCTTTCTTGATCTGCTCGGGTTCGGAATGGTCATCCCGCTTTTGCCGTTTTTTGCCCAGGATTTTCAGGCGACTCCGCTTGAGATCGGTTTGTTGGTATCGGTCTATTCGTGGATGCAGTTCTTCTTCGCGCCGATTCTCGGCAGTCTTTCGGACCGGACCGGACGGCGGCCCGTACTTTTCTTTTCGATCATCGGCTCCGGTATCGGTTATCTGATGATCGGCCTCGCCGGTTCGTTGGCGATGATGTTCGCCGGCCGTGTGCTCGGTGGGATCACCGGCGCCAACCTGTCGACGGCGCAGGCGTACATCGCCGATGTCACGACGCGCGAGAATCGCGCCAAGGGGATGGGCCTATTCGGTATGGCGTTCGGGCTCGGGTTCATAATGGGGCCGGCGATCGCTGGAATCCTGAGCAAATGGGGGCACGAGATCCCGTTCTTCGTGGCCGCCGGACTGAGTTTCCTGAACGCCGGGCTGCTTTACTTCATTCTGCCGGAATCACTGAAGCCGGGCGCGCCGGTCCGCGAAAGAAAGGGCCGATTGAGGGAACTGTTCGAATCGGTTCGCGATTCCTGA
- a CDS encoding S8 family serine peptidase has translation MSKKGFWLRALLGGVVMPLLVFTFNSFAQTSCEDRTPSECVAGEVIVKLVNPGDLPTIAAQFGLNPTPLGQVGLPPTFRLAITDGVKVSPKVASLLADPRVSSVEPNRELVSVENPGLNWTIGRSWAIGRSWAIGSAKGFGRQWFPDKIRLDEALNSPNGSNGDGVIIAVLDTGIDLSHPVFAGKLVPGYDFVDNDNDPSEVGVQRQGAYGHGTAVASLIALTAPGAKIMPIRVLDSDGSGELWRVKDAIIWAANNGAKIVNVSFGYPPESGPHRNNLLKRLIDSCDDGMDDDDMTTFPEIGANRLAVIAGAGNGGNDQPILPAAETKFSGGIHGLLGVGSTDRFDILSTFSTFNRDWIRMLVPGEDIVCAIPGGRFATWSGTSMSAPIASGVTALVMAKHPTRTPDEIVGHVKEFGLRIDAQNVNRIDAYLAVTSPFVVVPVSKEPK, from the coding sequence ATGAGCAAAAAAGGGTTTTGGTTAAGAGCGCTGCTTGGCGGCGTCGTTATGCCGCTTTTGGTTTTCACATTCAACTCCTTTGCTCAAACAAGTTGCGAGGACCGGACACCGTCCGAATGCGTTGCCGGCGAGGTTATCGTCAAGCTCGTCAATCCGGGCGATCTGCCAACCATCGCGGCCCAATTCGGACTCAATCCGACGCCGCTCGGCCAGGTCGGTCTGCCGCCGACGTTCCGCCTCGCGATCACGGACGGAGTGAAGGTCAGCCCGAAAGTCGCGTCGTTGCTCGCCGACCCGCGCGTCAGCTCGGTTGAACCGAACCGTGAACTCGTTTCGGTTGAAAATCCCGGACTCAATTGGACGATCGGACGCTCGTGGGCGATCGGACGCTCGTGGGCCATCGGCAGCGCCAAAGGATTCGGGCGGCAGTGGTTCCCGGACAAGATCCGCCTCGACGAAGCGCTGAACTCGCCGAACGGTTCAAACGGCGACGGCGTGATCATCGCGGTGCTCGACACGGGAATCGATCTCAGCCATCCGGTTTTCGCCGGAAAGCTAGTCCCGGGCTACGACTTTGTTGACAATGACAACGACCCGAGCGAGGTCGGCGTGCAGCGGCAGGGCGCTTACGGCCACGGAACGGCGGTCGCGAGCCTCATCGCACTGACCGCGCCCGGCGCGAAGATAATGCCGATCCGTGTTTTGGATTCGGACGGCTCGGGCGAACTCTGGCGTGTCAAGGACGCGATCATCTGGGCCGCGAACAACGGCGCGAAGATCGTCAACGTGAGTTTCGGATATCCTCCCGAAAGCGGACCGCATCGCAACAATCTTCTGAAGAGACTGATCGACTCCTGCGACGACGGAATGGATGACGACGATATGACGACATTCCCGGAGATCGGCGCGAACCGGCTCGCGGTCATCGCCGGCGCCGGCAACGGCGGCAACGATCAACCGATCCTTCCGGCCGCGGAAACGAAGTTTTCGGGCGGAATCCATGGCCTCCTGGGAGTCGGATCCACCGATCGATTCGACATTTTGTCAACATTCTCGACATTCAACCGGGATTGGATCAGGATGCTCGTTCCCGGCGAGGACATCGTCTGCGCGATTCCGGGCGGACGATTCGCGACGTGGAGCGGAACCTCGATGTCGGCGCCGATCGCCTCGGGCGTGACCGCGCTCGTGATGGCCAAACATCCGACGCGCACGCCGGACGAGATTGTCGGCCACGTCAAGGAATTCGGCTTGCGAATCGATGCCCAGAACGTCAATCGAATCGACGCGTATCTCGCCGTCACGTCGCCGTTCGTCGTCGTGCCGGTTTCGAAAGAACCAAAGTAG
- a CDS encoding VCBS repeat-containing protein, producing the protein MKKANKNGQIWKVSLVLIAIFAWVSAPFVMNERVSANAAGVPVLTLTATLTAPGGGINPHGLATYTVYDDGQRELEVESQDVNAVGAVLTSFLNGNAIGQATVGSDLRARLKLRTQDGQTVPTVSNGMTVDVKNGATTILSGVFGGGTGGTPTPTATPTGSPTATPTGSPTASPTATPTASPTASPTPTGSPSPSPSPSPGESEIYAILNGATINGILPRGYAAYEIHSSRTEIEARVYQVNLPAGTSLAVSINDAAIGSLVLETGGEGRLRLRSDRGDTVPVVTPGATITMKNGGTTVLSGTFTAAGGPTPSPSPNSTPQGRYFEGHLNGAQLTPAVTTNAIGEMKVLLNAAETQATVTGEFNRFTSTQTSARVQVTVGDVTTTIVDLGVVPSPEGEGHFNATTVNVTAQQVQLLRMGSWFAVIGSANNPSGEIGGRILNDSHNSDFDGDGSNDLSVFRPSTGTWYSQNGAGFTAATFGNAADVPMSADYDGDGKTDRAVFRNVNGLGVWEVNRSADGGVTATQFGFATDRPVRGDFDGDGLNDLAVFRPETGTWYVRNSNNTGYTIRQFGIAEDVPMSHDMDGDGKGDITVFRPSTGDWYSVRSSDGGITILHFGAPGDKPVRGDFDGDGRDDIAVYRPSTGVWFIWNSGNGSYDIRQFGISEDIPVAGNYDGDNKTDIAVFRPSTGQWYIWRSVDNTYDFRQFGLSGDIPTAR; encoded by the coding sequence ATGAAAAAAGCAAACAAAAATGGGCAAATCTGGAAAGTTAGTTTGGTCTTGATCGCGATCTTCGCGTGGGTGTCGGCGCCGTTCGTGATGAACGAAAGGGTTTCCGCGAATGCCGCAGGCGTTCCGGTTCTGACGCTGACGGCGACATTGACGGCGCCGGGCGGCGGGATCAACCCGCACGGGCTGGCGACGTACACCGTTTATGACGACGGTCAGCGCGAACTCGAAGTCGAATCGCAGGACGTCAACGCCGTCGGCGCGGTCCTGACCTCTTTCCTAAACGGGAACGCGATCGGTCAGGCAACGGTCGGCAGCGACCTTCGCGCGCGGCTGAAACTTCGCACACAGGACGGACAGACCGTTCCGACCGTTTCCAACGGGATGACGGTTGATGTAAAGAACGGCGCGACGACGATCCTTTCGGGCGTTTTCGGCGGCGGCACCGGCGGCACGCCGACCCCGACGGCAACTCCGACCGGTTCTCCGACAGCGACTCCGACGGGTTCACCGACGGCAAGTCCGACAGCGACTCCGACCGCTTCACCGACTGCAAGTCCGACTCCGACCGGTTCGCCGAGTCCTTCGCCGTCGCCTTCTCCGGGCGAAAGCGAGATCTATGCGATCCTGAACGGTGCGACGATCAACGGCATTCTGCCGCGCGGTTACGCGGCGTACGAAATTCACAGCAGCCGCACCGAGATCGAAGCGCGTGTTTATCAAGTCAATCTACCCGCGGGAACGTCGCTGGCGGTTTCGATCAACGACGCGGCGATCGGCAGTCTGGTCCTTGAGACCGGCGGCGAAGGCCGACTTCGACTCCGTTCGGATCGCGGCGATACGGTTCCGGTGGTAACTCCGGGCGCGACGATCACGATGAAGAACGGCGGCACGACGGTTCTTTCGGGAACGTTTACAGCAGCCGGCGGTCCGACGCCGAGCCCGAGCCCGAACAGCACTCCGCAGGGCCGTTACTTCGAAGGTCACCTGAACGGCGCGCAATTGACGCCGGCCGTCACGACCAATGCGATCGGCGAAATGAAGGTTCTTCTCAACGCCGCCGAAACACAGGCGACCGTGACGGGTGAATTCAACCGCTTCACGAGCACGCAGACGTCGGCTCGTGTTCAGGTAACCGTCGGCGACGTGACGACGACGATCGTCGATCTCGGCGTGGTTCCGAGTCCCGAAGGCGAGGGACACTTCAATGCGACGACCGTCAACGTTACCGCTCAGCAAGTCCAGCTTCTCCGTATGGGTTCGTGGTTCGCGGTCATCGGCAGCGCCAATAACCCTTCGGGCGAGATCGGCGGCAGAATCCTGAACGATTCGCACAACTCGGATTTCGACGGCGACGGCAGCAACGATCTCTCGGTCTTCCGCCCGTCAACCGGAACCTGGTACTCGCAGAACGGCGCCGGCTTTACGGCGGCAACGTTCGGCAACGCGGCGGATGTTCCGATGTCGGCCGACTATGACGGCGACGGCAAAACCGACCGTGCGGTATTCCGCAACGTCAACGGCCTCGGTGTCTGGGAGGTCAACCGCAGCGCGGACGGCGGCGTGACGGCAACGCAGTTCGGCTTCGCGACCGACAGGCCGGTTCGCGGTGACTTCGACGGCGACGGTTTGAACGATCTCGCGGTCTTCCGTCCGGAAACAGGAACGTGGTACGTCCGCAACAGCAACAACACGGGCTACACGATCCGTCAGTTCGGCATCGCCGAAGACGTCCCGATGTCGCACGATATGGACGGCGACGGCAAGGGAGACATCACGGTGTTCCGTCCTTCGACCGGCGACTGGTACTCGGTCCGCAGTTCGGACGGCGGCATCACGATCCTCCACTTCGGAGCGCCTGGCGACAAGCCGGTCCGGGGCGATTTCGACGGCGACGGACGCGACGACATCGCGGTTTACAGACCGTCAACAGGCGTGTGGTTCATCTGGAACTCGGGCAACGGAAGCTACGACATCCGCCAGTTCGGTATCAGTGAAGACATCCCGGTGGCCGGCAACTACGACGGCGACAACAAGACGGACATCGCGGTGTTCCGCCCGTCGACCGGTCAGTGGTACATCTGGAGAAGCGTCGACAACACGTACGACTTCCGCCAGTTCGGACTTTCGGGTGACATCCCGACGGCCCGCTAA
- a CDS encoding DinB family protein, which translates to MQYTKISEIYDANDQIRLKLKAVIGDLTEAQAGTRENDEGWTIREIVEHLAIVEDGMTKICARLLAGGAEKGAKADGDAKISGAFLEKTSAWGNAKVEAPERVHPTGTKSIAESVATLDENRIRLNDLRSAFETVECTEFTFPHPAFGDMSAHEWLALLGAHEARHISQIRRILAGTE; encoded by the coding sequence ATGCAATATACAAAAATCTCTGAAATCTACGATGCGAACGATCAGATTCGCTTGAAACTCAAGGCCGTGATCGGCGATCTGACCGAAGCTCAGGCGGGCACGCGGGAAAACGACGAGGGGTGGACGATCCGCGAGATCGTCGAACATCTCGCGATCGTCGAAGACGGTATGACGAAGATATGTGCCAGGCTTCTCGCTGGCGGGGCCGAAAAGGGTGCGAAAGCCGACGGCGACGCAAAGATCTCGGGGGCGTTTCTCGAGAAGACATCCGCCTGGGGCAACGCGAAGGTCGAAGCGCCGGAACGCGTGCATCCGACCGGCACAAAGTCGATCGCCGAATCGGTCGCCACACTCGACGAAAACCGCATTCGCCTGAACGATCTGCGGAGCGCTTTCGAAACTGTCGAATGCACGGAGTTCACGTTCCCGCATCCGGCCTTCGGCGATATGAGCGCACACGAATGGCTCGCTCTTCTCGGCGCACACGAAGCGCGCCACATCTCACAGATCCGAAGAATTTTGGCCGGCACTGAATAA